A genome region from Acidobacteriota bacterium includes the following:
- a CDS encoding roadblock/LC7 domain-containing protein — MVASDLILHEEEFLRVTALAERLLRDSNSRFVALIDRNGQPIASAGDLPGVDRTALASLAAGNVAATEGLASMIGEESFTSLYHEGDREHLHISSVGRMGILLVTFDERSSLGLVRLRVRQITPEITHVFETMLEKSRKAAESEGPVGAPMAEITDDDIDSLFGDRI, encoded by the coding sequence ATGGTTGCAAGCGACCTGATCCTTCACGAAGAGGAATTCCTCAGGGTGACCGCGCTGGCCGAGAGGCTGTTGCGGGATTCGAACTCGCGCTTCGTGGCCCTGATCGACCGCAACGGCCAGCCCATCGCCTCGGCGGGAGATTTGCCCGGCGTGGACCGCACCGCCCTGGCCTCCCTGGCCGCCGGGAACGTGGCCGCCACCGAGGGGCTGGCCTCGATGATCGGCGAAGAGAGCTTCACCAGCCTCTACCACGAGGGAGACCGGGAGCACCTGCATATCTCGTCGGTGGGCCGGATGGGCATCCTGCTGGTGACCTTCGACGAACGCTCTTCCCTGGGCCTCGTGCGGCTGCGCGTGCGGCAGATCACCCCCGAGATCACCCACGTCTTCGAAACCATGCTCGAGAAATCCCGCAAGGCCGCCGAAAGCGAAGGGCCTGTCGGCGCGCCCATGGCGGAGATCACCGACGACGATATCGACAGCCTCTTCGGCGACAGGATCTGA
- the recR gene encoding recombination mediator RecR, producing the protein MSPWPEPLERLIGLLTRLPGIGPRSAQRLAFHLARAEVGEVRALAAAIEALPGSLRHCSICGHLADSATCGICRDARRDQGVICVVEQPDNVIAIERSGAFHGLYHVLGGAISPLRSIGPEDLRIEALLSRLAEGEVGEVILATNPTVEGEATALYIARRLEGRDLTVTRPATGLPVGGELDYVDRSTLARALEGRQAL; encoded by the coding sequence ATGTCCCCCTGGCCCGAACCCCTCGAACGGCTGATCGGCCTGCTCACCCGGCTGCCCGGCATCGGCCCCCGCAGCGCCCAGCGCCTGGCCTTCCATCTGGCCCGGGCGGAGGTGGGAGAGGTCCGGGCCCTGGCCGCGGCCATCGAGGCCCTGCCCGGCTCCCTTCGCCACTGCTCGATCTGCGGCCATCTGGCCGATTCGGCGACATGCGGAATCTGCCGGGACGCCCGCAGGGACCAGGGCGTGATCTGCGTGGTGGAGCAACCGGACAACGTGATCGCCATCGAACGCTCGGGGGCCTTTCACGGGCTCTACCACGTGCTGGGCGGCGCGATCTCCCCCCTGCGTTCGATCGGGCCCGAAGATCTTCGCATCGAGGCGCTGCTCTCCCGGCTGGCGGAAGGCGAGGTCGGCGAGGTGATCCTGGCCACCAACCCCACGGTGGAGGGGGAGGCCACGGCGCTCTACATCGCCCGCCGTCTGGAGGGCCGCGACCTGACGGTCACGCGTCCCGCCACGGGGCTTCCCGTCGGCGGAGAACTGGACTACGTCGACCGCAGTACCCTGGCCCGGGCCCTGGAAGGCCGCCAGGCTCTCTGA
- a CDS encoding YbaB/EbfC family nucleoid-associated protein, with protein MFPPGKMEKILAKAQKAQAKMQEDIAALRVEGSSGGGIVKALVDGNKNVLDLVLSPEALEDADASEVADLVLAAISDAQRTAQAEVEKKMSDLAGMLGLPPGMGL; from the coding sequence ATGTTCCCCCCGGGAAAGATGGAAAAGATACTGGCCAAGGCCCAGAAGGCCCAGGCCAAGATGCAGGAAGACATCGCCGCCCTGCGAGTCGAAGGCAGTTCCGGAGGGGGCATCGTCAAGGCCCTGGTGGACGGCAACAAGAACGTCCTCGACCTGGTGCTCTCCCCCGAGGCTCTCGAAGACGCCGATGCCTCGGAAGTGGCGGACCTGGTGCTGGCCGCGATCAGCGATGCCCAGCGCACGGCCCAGGCCGAAGTGGAGAAGAAAATGAGCGACCTGGCGGGGATGCTCGGCCTGCCCCCCGGTATGGGCCTCTGA